From one Lotus japonicus ecotype B-129 chromosome 3, LjGifu_v1.2 genomic stretch:
- the LOC130747521 gene encoding uncharacterized protein LOC130747521, with protein MENQPMQFLLLEQVQFLKVQDDSLLQWELVDVVDAEEEQEQEPDQNQQDAAPVEEIKIIHQIRPVLPDPDAVAVVEIDRQQYHYLHGYAYEDDEEQVVDDEEDDDDRCDLDDELVPWEVGNKLGRQRMKKLGKRACSKMKNSKRSPYLFVRPGCVGGKHGLGLKHSF; from the coding sequence ATGGAAAACCAACCGATGCAGTTCCTTCTCCTTGAACAAGTTCAGTTCCTGAAGGTGCAGGACGATTCTCTCTTGCAATGGGAACTCGTCGATGTCGTTGATGCCGAAGAGGAACAAGAACAAGAACCAGACCAGAATCAACAAGATGCTGCTCCAGTTGAAGAAATCAAAATCATCCATCAGATTCGTCCCGTTCTTCCTGATCCCGATGCGGTTGCAGTGGTAGAGATAGATCGCCAACAATATCACTATCTTCACGGCTACGCGTACGAAGATGATGAGGAACAGGTTGTTGAcgatgaggaagatgatgatgatcggTGTGATTTGGATGATGAGCTTGTTCCATGGGAGGTTGGGAACAAGTTAGGGAGACAGAGGATGAAGAAATTGGGGAAAAGGGCGTGTTCCAAGATGAAGAATTCCAAGAGGTCTCCTTATCTTTTTGTGAGGCCTGGTTGTGTTGGTGGGAAGCATGGTTTGGGGCTTAAGCACAGTTTCTAA